The Sphingobium aromaticiconvertens genome includes the window GAATAGGGCGAGCTGGGATCGTAGGGGGTCGTTTCCTCGAACAGGCCTTCATCGCCCAGCGAGCCATAGACCTCGTCGGTCGAGACATGGAGAAAACGGAATGCAGCTTTGGCGTCGCCCTCAAGCCCGCTCCAATAGGCACGCGCGGCTTCCAGCAGGGTGAAGCTGCCTACGACATTGGTCTGGATGAAGTCGGCCGCGCCGGTGATCGAGCGGTCGACATGGCTTTCGGCGGCCAGATGCATGATGCGATCGGGCGCAAAACCGGCGATCGCTTCGTCCATCGCTGCGCGATCGCAGATATTGGCTTGCAGGAAGCGATGGTTGTTCCGGCCCTCCACTTCCTTGAGTGACGCTTCGCAGCCCGCATAGGTCAGCGCGTCAATGGTGAGGACGTCATAGCCCTTTTCCAGCACCAAATAGCGGACGAGGGCCGAACCGATGAAGCCGGCGCCGCCGGTGACAATCACGCGCATGAGATTATTCGCTCCAGCTAAAATAGTCGGGCAGGTCAGACAGAAGCGGCTGCTTGCGGTCCTTGGGCGAAAGAGTTTCGGGATCGGCAATGTCGGGCCAGCTCACGCCGATCGCCGGATCGTCCCAAGCCAGACCCTTGTCACATTCGGCGCTGTAATAGTCGGTGACCTTGTAAGCGATTACCGTATCGGGTTCGAGTGAGCAGAAGCCGTGCGCGAAACCCGGCGGCACCCAGAGTTGCTTGCCATTGTAAGGGGTCAGGGTCTCGCCGACCCACTGTCCATAGGTGGGCGATCCCTGGCGAATGTCGACAGCGACATCGAACAGTGCGCCCGCGGTGCAGCGCACCAGCTTGCCTTGAGCATGAGGTTCGCTCTGGAAATGCAGGCCGCGAATGGTGCCTGCATTGGCGCTCATGGACTCATTATCCTGAACGAAACCATAATCGCCGACATGTTGGTCGAAGATATCGGCGCGGAATGTCTCGGCAAAATAACCGCGCTCGTCGCCGATGTGGCGGGGCGTGAGTAGCTTGATACCAAAAATATCAAAAGTCTGGATTTCCATGCTTTACCTCCTAGGGCCAGCCTTCATCAGATCCAGAACATTTTCGCAACGATCTTCGAAATAAGA containing:
- the rfbC gene encoding dTDP-4-dehydrorhamnose 3,5-epimerase; the protein is MEIQTFDIFGIKLLTPRHIGDERGYFAETFRADIFDQHVGDYGFVQDNESMSANAGTIRGLHFQSEPHAQGKLVRCTAGALFDVAVDIRQGSPTYGQWVGETLTPYNGKQLWVPPGFAHGFCSLEPDTVIAYKVTDYYSAECDKGLAWDDPAIGVSWPDIADPETLSPKDRKQPLLSDLPDYFSWSE